The Penaeus monodon isolate SGIC_2016 chromosome 17, NSTDA_Pmon_1, whole genome shotgun sequence genome contains the following window.
atataaatatacataataaatatatatatatataatattatatgagatatatatatattatagatatatatatacatatatataatatatatctacctatatatattatatatatatatatatatatattatatatatatataaatatatatatacttatatactatatattatatatatatatatatatatatatatacctatatatatataatatataaatatatatatatatatataacctatatatatatatatatatatactatattatatatatatatatatatatatacctatatatatatatatatatatatatacctatatataatatatatatatatatatatatacttatatatatatatatatattaatatctatttatatattatatatatatatatatatatatatatatatatatataatatatatatatactatatatatatatatatacctatatatataatacctatacatatatatatatatatatattatatatatatattatataatatatatatactatatatatatattaatatatatatatataaatatatatatatacacacacaccacacctatactTGACAAATGCATTTACAAACAAACACTGCAGTTagagggagaatatatatatatatatatatatatatatatatattatatatatatatatatatatatatatatatatatacctatatatatattctccctctAACCGCAGTGTTTGTTTGTAAATGCCCTTGTCAAGTTTCATTCAAGTTTATGAGAATAGTTTGTGCTGAGGCTGTTGCATCTTGCATGATACTTATATCACAATTAGGACATTTTATGAAATAGGCAGTGCTGGTCAGTAGGAAAATAGCcacaatatatatctgtgtgtgtgtgtgtgtgtgtgtgtgtgtgtgtgtgtgtgtgtgtgtgtgtgtgtgtgtgtgtgtgtgtgtgtgtgtgcgcgcgcgcgcgcgcgcgtgtagaaAATGGGTCTTATGAGAACTAGGAACCATACTGCTATTTCTATAGATTGTGCATATCATAAACCTATGATATACACAATCTATGTTTCTCTTTGtgttcatctattttttattatgcatccatacatatctgattcgttattattttttccagcGATGAGTTCAGGAGTATGTCCCTTCACGCTCACCAAGAATCTCCTATACCACACCCTCCTGACGGGGGTGCTGCTTGTGGTGGCCGTAACGCAGGGCATCTTTCTTGACGTCTACATCATCAGCAACGACCACACGGCCATCGTCAACTACTTCTGGCTTATCCCGGACTTTCTGATGGTGTTCGGGTTTGTGGCGGCCATGTCCTCAGGGTACAGGAACTGCAAGCTGGAGCAGCACCCGCCCAACGTCAACGTGGAAGGCAAGCGGAAGGAGGAGGGCACCAGGTGGCGGAAAGTGGAAGGCATTCTGGGCAAGCACGCCATGCCCTTTTACGTGTGGCTGGTTTACTCCGTGCTGCTGGTGGCCAAAGTGGTCATCATCTTCAAGTCGGAGATCCCCAACAAGATCAACACTACGGATGCGCTGAGCCCGCAGCTGCTCAAGATCGTTCTGTCATTGTCGTGCATTGTGTTTGCGCTGCTTGTCGAAGGCCAGGCGACGGTCGGGGCCAGCTCGGAAAGGGAGACGTACATCAGGTCACTTGCACAAGGGACGGCCATGGAGATACTGGACTCGGTTACATTCATATCACTTTTAATACAGTCAGAGTCAGGATTTCTCTTCCCTGACTTTATGGAAAACATCATCATTGCATTTTCATGTATGAACTTCTTCCTACCAGGGATAGCTTTGGTGAAACTGAGTCGTAGTAATTATGGCAACAGTGCTGTCTGTCTGGTATCCTCTATTGTTTACAAAATGAGTCACCTGTGGCTGATCAACTTCTCGTATTTTATCATCCGAGTCCACCTGTGGGCGGGCTTGTCAATATCAGTGTCGCCCTTTATCGTCAAAAACCTGTGCAACATGTTCGTCACCATGAAGTCTGTCTGGGGAGACTTGAAGCAGTTAAAAGTTGTCGTGCACAACTACACGAACCGCAAGAGGCGAGTGCACGGCAACACAGGGATCACACCAGTCGTCGACCTGAACACTGGAAATGGCAGTTCGGAGTGGATGCAAGCAGGAAGTGACAGGTTCGAGGAGATTGATCTGAAGAGTGACATACCACGTGCTAATGCTGACGTGGTTGATAAGTAACTACGTaactttttagatattttttttgatctttgattttttttttcaaaccaga
Protein-coding sequences here:
- the LOC119583772 gene encoding uncharacterized protein LOC119583772 isoform X1; protein product: MKGATAMSSGVCPFTLTKNLLYHTLLTGVLLVVAVTQGIFLDVYIISNDHTAIVNYFWLIPDFLMVFGFVAAMSSGYRNCKLEQHPPNVNVEGKRKEEGTRWRKVEGILGKHAMPFYVWLVYSVLLVAKVVIIFKSEIPNKINTTDALSPQLLKIVLSLSCIVFALLVEGQATVGASSERETYIRSLAQGTAMEILDSVTFISLLIQSESGFLFPDFMENIIIAFSCMNFFLPGIALVKLSRSNYGNSAVCLVSSIVYKMSHLWLINFSYFIIRVHLWAGLSISVSPFIVKNLCNMFVTMKSVWGDLKQLKVVVHNYTNRKRRVHGNTGITPVVDLNTGNGSSEWMQAGSDRFEEIDLKSDIPRANADVVDK
- the LOC119583772 gene encoding uncharacterized protein LOC119583772 isoform X2; its protein translation is MSSGVCPFTLTKNLLYHTLLTGVLLVVAVTQGIFLDVYIISNDHTAIVNYFWLIPDFLMVFGFVAAMSSGYRNCKLEQHPPNVNVEGKRKEEGTRWRKVEGILGKHAMPFYVWLVYSVLLVAKVVIIFKSEIPNKINTTDALSPQLLKIVLSLSCIVFALLVEGQATVGASSERETYIRSLAQGTAMEILDSVTFISLLIQSESGFLFPDFMENIIIAFSCMNFFLPGIALVKLSRSNYGNSAVCLVSSIVYKMSHLWLINFSYFIIRVHLWAGLSISVSPFIVKNLCNMFVTMKSVWGDLKQLKVVVHNYTNRKRRVHGNTGITPVVDLNTGNGSSEWMQAGSDRFEEIDLKSDIPRANADVVDK